In bacterium 336/3, the following proteins share a genomic window:
- a CDS encoding bacillithiol biosynthesis cysteine-adding enzyme BshC, whose protein sequence is MQRIKGIPFSETKAFSKIFLDYITQQDSLKEFYQYSPTIESFGEILKKKQFSDAQRNNLQIALKEQYKNLKISEKTQKNIELLQDAKTFTVATAHQPLIFFGELYFVYKILTTIKLANSLKEKFPEYNFVPVYWMGSEDHDFAEISHFRLFGKKYQWETTQKGAVGRMNLQGIESLLQELPEKIELFETAYTKNISLAKATQWAVNELFGDKGIVVIDGDDTTLKKNLIPILQNELRTQKSGQIVQEVSGKLENLGYKAQVNPRNINLFYLDEDLRERIEFVDGKYHVVNTDLYFSEHDILQIAEETPEMFSPNAVLRPVYQELSIPNLGYVGGPGEIAYWLQLKNVFKYFETQGADNLQYPILFSRTFALMVQGNQQQKIEKLGLTIEDLFLDEISLKKYFVEKNSTNDFHLNQEMEEFKEVFKKIQQKAQQIDKSLEGAIAAEEQKTLKSLDNLEKRLQKAEERNQETQVTQVLGIKEKLFPNGALQERTDNFLNFYLNDSQWLDNVYHLINPWDFNFQVIGLF, encoded by the coding sequence ATGCAACGCATCAAAGGCATTCCTTTCTCTGAAACAAAAGCATTTTCTAAGATTTTTTTAGACTATATCACACAACAAGATTCTTTAAAAGAATTTTATCAATATTCACCTACCATAGAAAGTTTTGGAGAAATCTTGAAGAAAAAACAATTTTCAGATGCTCAAAGAAATAATTTGCAAATAGCTCTAAAAGAACAATATAAAAATCTTAAAATCTCTGAAAAAACGCAAAAAAATATAGAATTACTCCAAGATGCCAAAACATTTACGGTAGCGACTGCTCATCAGCCTCTTATATTTTTTGGAGAGCTGTATTTTGTATATAAAATACTGACAACCATTAAATTGGCAAATAGCCTTAAGGAAAAGTTTCCTGAATATAATTTTGTACCTGTTTACTGGATGGGTTCTGAAGATCATGATTTTGCAGAAATAAGCCATTTTAGGCTTTTTGGTAAAAAATATCAATGGGAAACCACTCAAAAAGGAGCTGTGGGAAGAATGAATTTACAGGGAATAGAATCTCTTCTTCAAGAATTACCTGAAAAAATAGAGTTATTTGAAACTGCTTATACAAAGAATATAAGTCTTGCAAAGGCTACACAATGGGCTGTAAACGAATTATTTGGAGATAAAGGTATAGTTGTAATAGATGGGGATGATACAACACTAAAGAAAAATCTGATACCAATTTTACAGAATGAATTAAGGACTCAAAAATCAGGACAAATTGTTCAAGAAGTATCTGGAAAATTAGAAAATTTAGGTTATAAAGCACAAGTAAATCCAAGAAATATCAATTTATTTTACTTGGATGAAGATTTAAGAGAACGAATAGAGTTTGTTGATGGTAAATATCATGTAGTAAATACAGATTTATATTTTTCAGAACACGACATTCTACAAATAGCAGAAGAAACACCTGAAATGTTTAGTCCCAATGCTGTACTCAGACCTGTTTATCAGGAACTTAGTATTCCAAACTTGGGTTATGTTGGTGGACCTGGCGAAATAGCTTATTGGTTGCAACTCAAAAATGTTTTCAAATATTTTGAAACACAAGGTGCTGATAATCTGCAATATCCTATCTTGTTTTCTCGTACATTTGCTTTGATGGTACAAGGAAATCAGCAACAAAAAATAGAAAAATTGGGCTTAACCATTGAAGATTTATTTTTAGATGAAATAAGCTTAAAAAAATATTTTGTGGAAAAAAACTCAACCAACGATTTTCACTTGAATCAAGAAATGGAAGAGTTTAAAGAGGTATTCAAAAAAATTCAGCAAAAAGCTCAACAAATAGACAAATCGTTGGAAGGAGCAATAGCTGCTGAAGAGCAAAAAACGCTTAAATCTTTAGATAATTTAGAAAAAAGACTTCAAAAAGCAGAAGAACGCAATCAGGAAACACAAGTTACACAAGTTTTGGGTATAAAAGAGAAATTATTTCCTAATGGGGCATTGCAAGAGCGAACAGATAATTTTTTAAACTTTTATCTCAACGACTCTCAATGGCTTGATAATGTGTATCATTTGATAAATCCTTGGGATTTTAATTTTCAAGTTATAGGGCTTTTTTAA